From Triticum aestivum cultivar Chinese Spring chromosome 7B, IWGSC CS RefSeq v2.1, whole genome shotgun sequence:
CAGCTCCCATTCCTCGCTGAGGCCGCCTCTGCTGCTCAAGCGTCACAGGCGCGCCGCTGGCCTGATACTGAGGTCGCAGAATTTCGCAGCATCTCTCGCCGAGTTGATCTCAACAGCCGCGAAAAGCAATGGTGAAGCCAGCAGCAGTGTCTTCACCGGATTCGGGCAGATTTCGTGCAAGATGTGTGACGACATCAAGCTGACCATGTCTACGGCTTGGCACGGACCGTCTGCGATACCTCGGAAGAGCAAACCGACCGCCGGAGGGTGCGTCGACTTCGAGCTGAAGTTCGACGAGGACTCGAGATTTGGGGCCTGGGTCGAGGTGAAGAGGTCGAACCCGAGGCAGCTGAAGTGGGCGGTCACGCTGTCGGACACGCCGGAGAACGATCTAGGCTGGGGCGTGAGCCTGCAGCGAGGCTCCGAGGGGGCGCCGGAGCGGATGCAGCTGGAAGGGTTTCTGAACTTGCATCTAGGCCAGAATGCTACCCTGCAGCCTGGTGTCATGTTCAACCTGGACGGGAGGCGATGCGCCCCGGCGCTCGTGTTCCGGTCGAGTTGGTTCCTGTGAGGCCTGAGTGAGTGGTTTTGGTGTCACCCCTCCTGAGGATGTAGAGAAGCCATGGTAGATCAGAGAAAGTAGAAACAATCATTTGTGAAGTCTGAAAGAATGACAGTAATTATCACTTTGTATGATGCTATGATAGGTTTTGCTATCATTACCATTGTCTAATGCTATGATTGGTTTTGTTACCACAgtggtttcattatcattattcttatgcTGCCCTGTGACACACGTTCAGAAACAGATATGTGTACCATTTATGTATTTGATGAGTCAACCTGAAACAGATATATGCACCACTTGGAAAAGCAAAAAACATGATCCATTCCATGCTCAACTTTTTTTACATGCAATGTAGTTACAAGTTCGTCGTAAAGATTCGGGCCTATAGTGCATCCCCTATGTCATCTGCAGCAGAATCCACAGGAAATTACAGAAATTTTCCCCTGACTACAACACAccaagaaaaggggtgttctactTTTGCACAACCAAAGAATCGTGATCGAACATTTCGGGTCCAGCCTAGCTTGCCTGCGAAGTTCTTTTTACGGTGGGGAGCTCGACGGAGCTGAGGTCTGCGGGGTACGGAGTCCACAGCCCCAGCCCTCCCCTGCTCTCCTTCAGTCCCTTCTTCAAAATCTCGTCGATCGTCTTGGCCCACTCCACCTTCGACGAGTGCTCCCTCGTGTGTCTGTGCAGGATGAACAAGGAGTTGTACTCGCAGTTGGGGAACATGAAGAACTTGAGAGCGTCTCCGAGCCGATGGGCCACGTAGCCGAAGCTGAGCTGGTCACGGGGCGTGAAGAGGTTGACTTCGTTGAACCAGAGGCAGCTGAACAGGTCCGTTATCATCGTGTGCTCCCTGATCAGCACCGCTCCTTCTGGTATGTCTGCAAGTCGCAGCTTGTTTAATTAGCACTGGGAATTGGGGAACTATGGTAGCACAATAGAAATACACAAGAGGTGGAATGATTCATCAGTTACTTCATACTATACAATAAGCTTTGTATCCTAAGCTTTGCTTAACAGCTTCAAACAAATGTCTAAGTTAATGCGGAAAATGTAAATGGACTCACCACTGGGCATCCTTTTCTTTTCGTCCCAAGGCTCCATTCCCTCGTGGCGGTATATCTTCATCTGAAGATCAACCAAAGGCCGAGCATATCGCTTCCTTCGTTTGATTGCATCACCCTCCTCATATATGCTTCTATGATGCTTATGGATAGCCACTGCAAATGTGTATTTGCCCCGCCAGAGATATCTGCAAAGAGTTTGCCCTGTTGAATCTGTTTCAGGTGTCAAGAAAACAAAATTAACTTCTTTGAAGTTGCAGGTAAACAACCAACCTTTCAAGAATAAGCAGCGGATCAACCATAAGCTCCATTTTCCCGTCAATCCAAATGCTATACCAGGCTTGAGGAAATAGCCTATGCGTCAATATCTTTGGTACTTTTCCATTCCTTCTAGGTTCATCAAATGGAGGGCGGTGCAATGTTACAAGTCGCCATATACCAACCCATTTCCCTCCTGCGCTGTCAACTTTGACAGTGACATTCTGTTCAATGAAGTCAAAGGACACCTCATCGACCACCATCAAGAAGCAGAACAACTTTTGAGAGCGAAGGCTAATATTTGATGGCTGATGAGGAACGTCATAGCCATCAAAAATACCCGAGGCAACCACGAATTTGCATTTCTCTATGTACTCGACATCAACAGCATCCATATCTGCACCACTGTTTTTCATAAATCCACAGTGCACCTGAGCATATATACCAGAAGCCATATCATTCACCCAAAAAAAGAAGTTTCGGGAATTAAAAAAAAATGCCATTACAACTGAAGATCCAGTACATGAAGAAGATAAGAGGTGGTAATAAGCCATTCGTAATGGAAGACCAATGCCGCCAGTTTACTCTAGACAGAATGAATAGACTGCACACGATATTTTATATTGTGAGCAGGCACTTGAAAGTTCTActaccagtgttcgaaccttagtGGATTCTAGTGCGTAGTAACTCTCTTGTTCTACTATTTACTTGTTGGAAGAATTAAATTAGTAGGCCAGTGAATATGAATGTTCAAAAATAAGCTTAATATCTGCATACTTTCCCAAAATTAATTTTATCAATTGTAGCAACCAAACTCCGTAAGATTGAAACAGGGTTTCAAGTAAATTGTGGACTGAAGGGTGTTTCCAAATTCCAACCCAGTTTGAAAACCATGTGGTCCTCATCTGTGAAGCTTCAAAGAAGCCACAGATGCAGAACAACAAGTGCATGGCCAAACATCAAGCTCAAAACATATTCAGAAATCAGAACATAGttttcaattttaaaaaatagtACAATGGGGCAATTCCCGAGCTAGAGTCATGCATGTGCTTTAATACTGGACCACTGGTTTAAATGGCAGGATaaattcatgcatgtttaagcacaAATACACTGAATTAAACAGAAACATAGTTGTTTTCCCAACATTTATCACTCTCTCTTGCAATTAACCAAAGGGAACCAATTACCTTCATGGTAGCGTTCAGTTTAAAGCTTTCCTCCCTCTGCTTCCAGGTTTGACGTCCTCCGAACAGCGGCGGAGAAACTTTGTCCCGCTTGTCAACCGTGATGTACGACAGCTTCTTCACGATCTCATTGGGAGTCCTCTTTGGAACGACGACAGCGTCTGGATCATCCTCGACAGGTATCAAGCAGCCTGTCGAACAAAGGAACCGACATTTAGACTACGAAAGAGGAAAAATCTAGTGTTAAAAAAAGGTAAGCTATGAACAAATCTTACGGTGGAGGGGTTTGGACGGGTCTCCTGTCGGGTCCAAGGCGTGGACAACTTGACTGTCTTTTCCACAGAGCGCTGCACGGACGCAAAGCATAGCGAGCCATGTCAGGATGACACAGAGTGGTCGTCGCGAGCAGCATTCCCAACGGAGGCGCACGCAGGTACATTCAACTTTGGAATGTGGTACgaaataaacacacacacacacacacacacacacacagagagagagagagagagagagagagagaaaagctcTAGCACGGCATCGTAACTGAAGAAGCTAATGCGCAGCATGCCGATTGCCGAGGAGATGCATCATCAGTTAGTTAATCGGCCGCAACTTTTAGTCAGGGACTGAATCCCCCTGCCTGCAACCCGCAATCGATAAGAAGAGATAGAGCCCATGCTAAGCCAAAGCCACCGACGCATGCACACGCGAGTGAGGCGCGCGGGTTAATCGCCGGGGTCACTAAACAAGGCAATCCTGCATATGTTTTCCACAGCACACCACGCGCAAGGCAGGAGATGCAGAGGTTGATCATCCACTGGGATTGATTGCCCGACAGGGGCAACCCCAACCAACCCTCCTCTGGATGCGGCGAGGAAGACCCGGAGCGATGCGCGCGGACGGCAATGCTGTCGCGAGCATCAATGGATCGGGCGTCGAGCGGCGGAGTGGAAGCAGGAAGCACGGCGGCCGCGGGCTGGTTGGGGAActgagggagggaggggaggggaggggaggggagtgggCAGGCGGTGACCTGAGAGGAAGTAGGCGGCGGGGGAGGCGCAGGACCAGAGGTGGAAGGCGAGGAGGAGCAGCGCCCAGGCCACGGCGGAGACGAGCAGGAGCCGCGGCCGCGCCGGCCCCCTGCGCCACGCCGCGTCCcctaccccgccgccgccgccgccccctttgcctcgcctcgccattcccctcctcctcctcctcctcctcccctcccgcgGGAGCCGGGGCGCGGGCAAGGGCTAGGGTTCGGGCCGCGCCAGATCGGAGGGAGGGCACTGGTGGATTGGAGCGAGCGAGGCAACAGGACAGGCTGCCCGCTTCTCTTCCTCCTCGGCAGCCACCCGACCGACCAAGAAAGCCCCCCCTCGCTCACAACATGGCAAGAGACGAGAGTCCATCACAGAATTTGGGTGAAATTCATGTGCTCTATCaacattttttttgattttttttttttgaaaaacaatgATCAAGATTCAGGCCAAAAGAATGCGATCTCACTCGACTGCCCGCCTTTTTTTCGTCGGTTCACTTCGATTATTAAATCAACTACTGCCCACCAAGGTTCAGATCCTGGTGAATTTTCGGCGATGCGCAGTCATGGTGTTTTGCGAAGGACGAGATAGTCTCGCCGCCGCTAGGCCACACCGACGTTGAGGATATCTGCGCCGCAGAGTCTATGATTTTGGAATGAAACACCTTTAAAACgcgcaagaaaaagaagaaagaaagaaagatcgGGCACGCACATTTTCCGCAGGAAAATATGAAGCTGCTCCTTGGAATGCGACACTCGCGAGTGAGTTCTTCTTCGATTAACGTACTGAATATCCCTAAAAAAACAGTAATGTACCGAATTCTCTCATCACAAAATTCACAGGTCGCGCGCATCCCCTTCAAGGGGTAATGCAACGCCCGCCAGGCACAACTCGCGTCCAGTGACCACAAATGTAAGAATTGTGTCGGATAACCAGATTGATCCCCCTTTTGTTAAGTTGGATAGGATCTTAGTTAGCCCCGCTTGGGAGTTAAAAATTCCACTAGTTACTGTCAGGACACTGGTTAGAGGTGTCTCTAACCATGCAGCCTTGTTTATGCATAACGGGGTTAAGACCGTTACAGCTAATAAACCTTTTCGTTTTGAATTATCTTGGTTAACCAGAGATGATCTTGCTGCTGTAGTTAATAAAATTTGGCATTCTAATGTGAATGGCAAGGATAATTTGGCCATTTGGATGCAGAAAATGAGGAATTTGAGAAGATGCCTGAAAGGCTGGAATCTCAATGTGGAGGGGGCTTATTGGAAAAGGAGAAACACTCTATGTTCTCAACTAGATGATCTTGATAGGAGATGTGAGCTAACTGGGTTATCAGTAGCTGACTATGAACTTAGGAAAGACCTTCAGTGTAGTTTGAATAAGATTTTGAGAGAGGAGGAAATCAAATGGTATCAGCGCTCTAAAGAGAGAGATCTCAGGGAAGGGAATGACATCACTAGATATTTTATGATTAAGGCGAGCGGtaggaaaagaaaaaaacaagatCTTTCGTTTTGTGCAGGATGGGGTTATTATCCAGGGTGATAAGGAGCTATTGGACTATGCTACGAAGTTCTATAAAGAGCTTTTTGGTGCTGTAGACCTTTTACCTATCTCCCTAAACATCCCTGTTCCTGCTTCTTTAGATATTAAAGATAAGAAAATGTTGACTGCTAGATTCTCCTTGGAAGAGATCAAGATTGTTGTCTTCTCTATGAAACGTAACCGAGCGGCTGGCCCCGATGGAATGCCCGTTGAATTTTACCAAGTATTTTGGGATTTAATTTGTTCCGATCTACTTCAATTGTTTAATGATTTTTTTGATGGCAAATTGGACCTCTCTAGGCTAAATTATGGTGTTGTTGCATTGATTGCCAAAGGGCAGGGGGCTGATAAGATTCAGATGTATAGACCTATATGTATACTTAATGTTCCTTTTAAGATATTTACCAAGGTTTTGAACACTAGAGCTATGTTAGTTGCTGACAAGATAGTGTCTAAGATCCAAACAGTGTTTATTAAAGGGCGTTATTTGTTGGATAATGTAGTAATGTTGCATGAGACCATGCACTATCTTCATAGAAACAAGCTCTCTGGTGTGCTTTTTAAAGTCGATTTTGAGAAAG
This genomic window contains:
- the LOC123161573 gene encoding probable hexosyltransferase MUCI70; this encodes MARRGKGGGGGGGVGDAAWRRGPARPRLLLVSAVAWALLLLAFHLWSCASPAAYFLSALCGKDSQVVHALDPTGDPSKPLHRCLIPVEDDPDAVVVPKRTPNEIVKKLSYITVDKRDKVSPPLFGGRQTWKQREESFKLNATMKVHCGFMKNSGADMDAVDVEYIEKCKFVVASGIFDGYDVPHQPSNISLRSQKLFCFLMVVDEVSFDFIEQNVTVKVDSAGGKWVGIWRLVTLHRPPFDEPRRNGKVPKILTHRLFPQAWYSIWIDGKMELMVDPLLILERYLWRGKYTFAVAIHKHHRSIYEEGDAIKRRKRYARPLVDLQMKIYRHEGMEPWDEKKRMPSDIPEGAVLIREHTMITDLFSCLWFNEVNLFTPRDQLSFGYVAHRLGDALKFFMFPNCEYNSLFILHRHTREHSSKVEWAKTIDEILKKGLKESRGGLGLWTPYPADLSSVELPTVKRTSQAS